In Mercenaria mercenaria strain notata chromosome 13, MADL_Memer_1, whole genome shotgun sequence, a single window of DNA contains:
- the LOC123530340 gene encoding uncharacterized protein LOC123530340 → MKIDSKISVLVNNLINRGASTSAADSELKTPLHYAVIRNLKGVAAKLLDNDAVPHARDKHGTLPLKIAMDNKNDDMCALLLAYMPNAFVRGLFISCGRKVAEFSNHDLLRIEASMQKTILSILDCLIETRGSTDRLRVYYDLLECDEDGRTPTDSNFIEKSRSPLQVIAKKGNKNIVYHDAVRLLIRRKWKLYAKRRFQFNSFLYILGSFCITYSAIVAVMSSDPVVYNGPLQISRAVFEVLSLVIVALTVCTEINQLRRHKLEYFHDPFNWFDMSSAILLSCIVPLRFTHNSAQWHVFAFGYLFWTIRIFKFAAVFRQTGAYTQILARIIAHDFIQFGVVFLVILLAFSGSFFLSLRGDRDLDTHNETSTFWKILFVGVRSLTEAQPVVDYTGEDGYGTVSVIFMVCFLFTCIVILLNILIAQLTDTYQKVQQDAQRGLEANRAWIVAKVELNSFFFGKDFRTSRYAEYEDIEDLKDVLTKWDSPPLNEMNKYVKDIWDTLDNHKMNLLTIQHRLVRQENTLRNIQDQLRFLVDMNTTGSCDTPDADLQSSQRMKFYRSNTEQNGSIQTEDTIDSSAWRTHLHKEKNISLDDVQAVLNGIDKDDSELNKADSTEADENNQ, encoded by the exons ATGAAAATAGATTCAAAA ATCTCTGTGCTCGTAAACAATCTGATAAACCGAGGTGCCAGCACATCTGCTGCTGATTCCGAATTGAAGACACCTTTACACTATGCTGTCATTAGGAATCTAAAAG GTGTTGCTGCCAAATTACTTGACAATGATGCTGTTCCCCATGCACGTGACAAACACGGCACTCTTCCATTGAAAATTGCCATGGACAACAAAAATGACGACATGTGTGCACTTCTGCTTGCCTATATGCCAAATGCATT tgtgCGTGGCTTATTTATCTCGTGCGGAAGAAAAGTTGcagaattttcaaatcatgacttaCTTCGTATTGAGGCCAGTATGCAG AAAACGATTCTATCAATACTTGACTGCTTGATAGAGACAAGAGGTTCCACCGATAGATTGAGAGTATATTACGATCTGCTGGAATGTGACGAAGACGGACGGACACCAACAGATAGCAACTTCATTGAAAAGTCAAGATCACCGCTACAAGTAATTGCGAAAAAGGGAAATAAG AACATTGTTTACCATGACGCAGTAAGGTTGCTTATAAGAAGAAAGTGGAAGCTGTATGCTAAAAGGAGGTTTCA GTTTAATTCCTTCCTGTATATTCTTGGGTCATTTTGCATCACCTACTCTGCTATCGTGGCAGTGATGTCATCTGATCCAGTTGTGTATAATGGTCCTCTGCAGATATCCAGGGCTGTATTTGAGGTTTTATCCCTTGTAATTGTGGCACTAACTGTTTGTACAGAAATTAATCAACTTAGACG aCACAAGCTAGAGTATTTCCACGATCCATTTAACTGGTTTGATATGTCGTCTGCCATTTTGCTGAGTTGTATTGTTCCTTTGAGATTTACCCATAACAGTGCACAGTGGCACGTGTTTGCATTTGGATATTTATTTTGGACAATAAGGATTTTCAAATTTGCTGCAGTATTTAG ACAAACAGGTGCGTATACTCAAATATTGGCCAGAATTATTGCCCATGATTTTATCCAGTTTGGTGTCGTGTTTCTTGTCATCCTTCTCGCCTTCAGTGGATCATTCTTCCTGTCTTTGAGGGGCGACAGAGATCTAGATACACATAATGAAACAAG CACCTTctggaaaatattgtttgttgGCGTTCGGTCGTTGACAGAAGCTCAACCTGTGGTTGATTATACCGGAGAGGACGGATATGG tacaGTAAGTGTTATATTTATGGTGTGTTTTCTATTTACGTGTATTGTCATCCTACTGAACATCCTCATTGCACAATTGACTGATACATATCAGAAGGTGCAACAAGATGCACAGAGAGGGTTGGAGGCCAATAGAGCATGGATTGTTGCCAAAGTGGagttaaacagtttctttttTGGGAAA GATTTTAGAACATCCCGCTATGCAGAGTATGAAGACATAGAGGATCTTAAAGACGTTCTAACAAAATGGGATTCTCCACCCCTGAATGAAATGAACAAGTATGTTAAAGACATCTGGGACACCTTAGATAACCACAAAATGAACCTCCTTACCATACAACATAGGCTGGTTCGTCAAGAAAATACTTTGCGGAATATACA GGATCAGCTGCGATTCTTAGTTGATATGAACACAACAGGATCCTGCGATACACCAGACGCAGATTTACAATCTTCTCAAAGGATGAAATTCTATCGCAGTAATACAGAACAAAATGGTTCCATTCAAACTGAAGACACGATTGACAGCAGTGCATGGAGAACACATTTACATAAAGAAAAGAACATTTCACTTGACGATGTTCAAGCTGTTCTTAATGGTATAGATAAAGACGACAGTGAATTGAATAAAGCAGATTCTACAGAAGCAGACGAGAACAATCAGTAA